The DNA segment CGCGAATATGTGCGAGGATTTTACTGGCGGTTTATGCCCGATCTCGCGACGGACAATGCCATGAACGCGCACCGTCCGCTGCCTGAATTCTTTTGGACAGGCGACACAGACATGCGCTGTCTATCCGATTGCATTCGATCCACACACAACAACGCCCATGCTCACCATATTCAACGATTGATGGTTCTGGGCAATTTTTGCCTCTTGGCGGGGATCAATCCGCAGGATGTCCAAGATTGGTATTTGGCCGTCTACGCCGATGCGTTTGAATGGGTGGAATTGCCCAATGTTGCAGGGATGATATTGTACGCTGATGGCGGAAAGCTGGCGACAAAACCCTATGCGGCGAGCGGCAATTACATCAACAAAATGTCCGACTATTGCAAAGAGTGCCGGTACAAGGTGACCGTAAAAACGGGCGAAGATGCGTGCCCGTTTAATCCGCTCTATTGGCATTTCATGGATCGCCATCGGGAACAACTTTCCAACAATCACCGCATCGGCCGGATCTTTGCCACTTGGGATCGAATGGGCGAGGAAAAACAGCGCGAATACATCAACAGCGCCGACACATTCCTCGCCTCGCTCACACCGGCAAGCAGCGGTTGGGCGCGATCGACATCATAGCCGGCTTATGCTGTCTGAACTGCAGGTGCGGATTGGGCATCCTGCCGTTTAATTTTCTTGTGCTGACCTTCATCAAATCCGTGTTTCCAATAGCTGGAAATATACAGGTCACGCGGGCCCAAACCCATTTCATCGCGGAGAAAGGCCCGGCACGCGCGCATGCCGGCAAATTCGCACGCAACCCAAGCATAGACCGAACCGTTCGGTCGCTGTGCAGCGCGCAGAGCATCCGATAGCAATTCAGGTCGCAATCCAGGTTGATCGTTCACGATCCATTCGATCGTGATGCCATCCGGTGCGGCCAATTCGACCGCATCCTCCTCATGTTGAATCTCTATCACTGCGATGCCTTTTACCGTGTCAGGCAAAGAGCGAAGATTGGCTGCAATGGCGGGTAAAGCCGACATGTCGCCCGCCACCATCAAATGATCGCGATCGCTTGCAAACGGTTTGGCAGGGCCCGGCCCGCCAACACGGATCGTATCGCCTTCTTTCACGCTTAAAGCCCATGAGGTTGCGGGCCCAGCCGCGTTGCCGCCATGCAAAGCGAATTGAATATCTATCTCGCCAAAATCACCTCCTACCGGAGCGCGCTGATCGTGGATCGTATAGGTTCGCATGGTCGGTTTGCCGAGAAGCTTGCCCGATGACAGCATCAATTTCACATAGCCCCCCGCTTGATCAACTGGGAAGCCACGCATCCCTTTTCCGCCAAGGGTAATCTGATGCAGGGAAGGAGACACACGCTGAGCGCGCAGTACGGCTAACGAACGGGGGAGTGGGTTTGTCATGCTCCATATATATTGCGAATGATTATCATTTACAAGAGTGGGGCTGTAATTATTTCACGACGCCGCGGCAACAAAACGCTCGACACTATCGCCAAGGACAGCAATTGGTGATCAACAATCCAACCAAAAGGTCCCTCCATGTTGATCATTCACCACCTACGCATTTCACAATCCGAACGCATTGTCTGGCTGTGTGAGGAGTTGGGGCTCGACTACAATCTCAAACTCTACAACCGGGATCCTGAGACACGATTGGCACCGGCCGAACTAAAAGCTTTGCACCCGATGGAAATTGCGCCGCTTATCCAAGATGGCGACACCTTGTTGGGCGAAAGCGGGGCGATCATGGATTATATCGTCGGCAAATATGCGCCCGACACCGATTTAGTGCCCGGACCAGACCATCCCGATTTTGCGGAACACCTCTATTGGTATCACTTTGCCAATGCGACGTTGATGACCAACGGCATGATGAGCATTGCGGTGAACGCGGTTGGCGCGGAAATGCCACCACCCTTGATGAAGCGGGTGACCAATGCATGGGCCGCGATTGAAAGACGTTTGGGGGAGGCCGATTACTTTGGCGGCGCTCAATTGACGACGGCGGATATCATGTTGGGCTTTTCGCTCACCACAGCGCGCGCGTTCAACGATATGAGCATCGATCACATGCCGAATTTGAAAGCCTATCTGAAACGGATCGGCGCACGCGATGCCTATCAACGCGCAATCGCGGCGGCTGAACCGGGCTTTCCGCCTAAGTTGGATTGATCGACGGAGGAATAAGTGAAGCTCAGGGAAACCCCGGCAAACGGGGCTCAAACAGGGCTTAAGATTACTCCCACCCAACCTTTCTATGAATTGGTGAATCGGGCTTATTCTGCCTTTAGCGGCAGCAATCCTGCAAATGTCGACGTGTGCACGCATTGTTGCATGTCCAAAGAGACGGAAGCCGATTTCTTTCGACATGGAATCCAAGACCTACCCGCGCAATATTTGAAGGAATGGTTCTCCGCTGCATATGCGACCGGCGGCGTGGAGAAAGACATTTGGACATACCTATTGCCCCGAGTTCTGGAGGTTCTGGCGCTTGGCAAAGAACCAGATTGTTGTGGAATCGAAATTTCGCTCAATCGCTTTAAAACTGGCAATCCAGACAATTGGAACAAGGCACAATGGAGCGTGCTAGATCAATTTCAACGCCAGTTTTTGCGGAGCGGATTTGAGACTGAATGTGTTTGGCAGGAGCACTCGCTCGACGACATTTTGTGCATGTTTGCGCTTGGTGGCTGGTCACTCGATGACTTGCTCAATCAAGTTAACGAAATTTCTGACGAAGCATTAGCTCGCCGGCTTTTCCGCGACTGGTGCCAGGATTTCGGCGGCTATGGGACCATCTGGGCAACCAGTTTCTGGCCTAAGGCCGACGAAAAAAAAGTGATGGGGTTTTATACATCGGACGCGCTTAGGCTGAGAATGGAGAGGCTGGCCCTTTCCGATGATTGCGAGAAAGACGTCGCCCAAATGGCATCCGATTTAGTCACAGTGATCGAAGACGCCGGCTGAAGGGTATGGGCCGCCCGCTTGGTTAGGATCAAAAGAGCTGCTTTGAGTCGGGGGCAATTTCGGCCCCTTCGCGCTGCAACAATTCGCGCTTGATTTCCGGCCCATAGGCATAGCCCCCAATGCTGCCGTCGGCCTGAACCACTCTGTGGCATGGGATCAAGACGGCAATGTTGTTCGCCCCATTTGCCCCACCAACCGCGCGGCTGGCGTTGGGATTTCCCAGCAACATGGCAAGCTCGCCATAGCTGCGCGTTTCTCCGGCCGGGATTTCACGCAAAGCGCTCCAAACCCTTTGTTGAAAGGCGGTCCCTTTCACATCGAGAGGGATCGCGGACATATCGCTCGAAGGTTCCTCTACTGCCTTAACCACCGCATCGAACAAATCGCGCAATTGTTCGCCCGCCGGGACCAACTCCGCCTTGGGAAAGCGCGCCCGCAGATGCGTTTCGTCTTCACCAAAAGACAAACAGCACACACCTTTATCCGTTGCCGCTAGCAACATGTCACCGATCGACGTTGTCACTATGCTCCAATGAATGGTGCGCCCAGCGCCGCCTCCGGTCCAATCCTTTGCCGCCATGCCAAGTTTTCCCTTTGTCCCATCGTAAAATTGCGACGGTGACGAATAGCCCGCTGCATAGAGCGCATCTGTAACAGCAACACCATTTTCGAGCGCTTCTCTAACGCGGTCCTCGCGCAATGCGCGCGCAAACGCAGCCGGAGAAAGGCCGACCGTGCGTTTGAACAGGCGTTGGAAATGGGTCGGAGAATATCCGGTTAGGTCTGCCAATTCATCCAATGTCATACCGCCGCCGCTATGTTCGACCCTGGCTCTGATCGCAGCAATTGCAGCTAAGATGCACGCTTCCTCGGCGCTTTGCGTGTTCGGCGAACATCTCTTGCACGCCCGCAGGCCAGCAGCCTCTGCATCAACGGGGCCCGCGTAAAACCGGACATTTCTGCGGTGCGGTGCGCGTGCCGGACAACTGGGCCGGCAATAGATGCCGGTGGAGTGAACTCCAGTTACAAACACGCCGTCATACCTGCGGTCTTTGGCCATCGCGATGCGCCAACGATCATCATCACTCAAAAGATCTGCTTCAATCGTCATGCGATCGTTCCAAAATTCCTATCACGCGGGCGATCGTGCCCTGCTGTTGGACCACACAATAACTGGAATTGAACGCGGGTCGTCCCGATTCTTGCGCTCAATGGCATTTGTGGTCAAAAATGCGAAAGTACGTTGCGGGATCACGGGCGGCGGATCGACCACAACAATGCGGAGAGAGTACATGAATGCGCAGATGCAGAATATCGCAGCTTCATCGGCGTTAGCTCTCGCGATCCTTGCTCTATCGGTGCCATCTGCCGCGTCCGCAGCCAATTCAGAAACCGATCCTGCAACAACACAGGATGCTTGCCATTCGCACCACGTCAACGGTCCCAACAATGACATACCAAACACGTGCCCCTGCATCATAGAGCGGGCTGGCGCGGCCGGGTTTTCCGATGATCAGCTACTGGAATTTTTTGCCGGTCCGTTGAATCGGTTTGATCCGCCGCCTGATATGAACCGTGTAACTTTCAACCGATTGCGCCGGATAGAGCGAGCCTGTGTTTTGGATGTACGATACGCACAATTATCGGATGCAAAAGACAACCCCGAACCGTCATCCAACCCTCAACCCGACGGCTCTTACACCGCTCGACCGATCCAGCCCCACCCTGAAGGAATAGGGCAGAATTCGGGGCCGTGTCATACGCAATCTGGCCCCTTGGGATCGCTGCTCACTTACTTTTCCTGAATAGACAACGCAATGTCTCGCGCACGTCGTTTCAACGTTTCTAAAGTGTCGGGATTGTCAGTGAAATCATAGGCGTGGACTGCGAAAATGTACCCACCGATCAACGTGGTGCAACCGGCAGCAAGCGCCTTGTCTCGCTCCCCTTCCATGGTGATCCGCATTATTCCCGATGCATAAAGGCAATCGTCATCAAACCCGTCAAAACCGTAGTCCTGCGTTTCCAACGTAATCGCGCCATCGCTGCTTTCTTCGAGCATATCGATGTCTTCTTGCATGACAGTTTCGACCAGGTCTGAGTTTTCGAGTTGCTGCTCCATCATCGCGAAAAAGGCGTCGCGTGCCATCGGCACTTGAAATTCTGCGCGAGGGGTTTTGACCAAGACATAATACACTGCGAATGTCCCACACACATCCATATCGACCAAAGTTCGATTGCGGATATCGTCGGCAGCGGTCTCATCCGATAGGACTTTCTCCTCCCCACGGGGCAGGCAATAGCCATCGGGCATAGGCATCACAAACATCGCGTCAGAGACTGCAAATTCCACCTCAGTCACAGATTCGACCGGCAACTCGACCTCGGCCGGTGCCGGTGCCTTACCCTTTTGAGCGAAAAGCGGCGTGGCCACAGAAGCGATCAGAGCAATCGGCAAAGCCAGCCGTAATGAGCGAACGCAAATCATACCAAAACCCTTCCAAATCAGACCGCTATTACCTCTTAATAAGGCATAAAGTCGCGTGACGCGCTCGCATGGTCAAGGCTTCATTTTTCTGCCTTTTGCAATTGTCGGTAAGGATTGAGTGTCATGGAAAGACAAACGAGGGTTATAGTGACTGCATGAATTGTGATTCTGAATTTTCGCGCGGGCGTTCTGTCCCATATCTGCGCCGGATCTGGGCAGCATGGGTGATGGCCTCCCTCGCTATCGTGGCTGCAGCAAATTCGGTGCCGGCGTTTGCGGATGCCGGGGATATCGATGCCGCTGCGCGCGGCGTTGTGCGGGTCGTTCTAATCGACAGCAGCGGGGAAGATGTCACCCCTGTCACGCATGGCAGCGGATTTGCGGTCACCCCTACAATGATCGTCACCAACGCGCATGTTATTCGCGAAGCGTTGTTGGATGACACATTACGGATCGGCATCGTGCCAAGCGAAGGCGAAGCTGGCACATTCGCCACTCCTGTCGCCGTTAGTCCGCGTAACGACTTGGCATTGCTGCAGTTTTCTGGAGGCACATTGCGCCTCCCCCCTCTGACAATAGCGGGCGGCGTTTCCGGGGATATGGGAGAGGTGTCAGCCGTCGGCTATCCGATGAATGTTGACTTGGCTCAGGGTCTGGAAATTCGGGATATCTTCCGCGCTCAGCCACCGGTGAAAAGCCGCGGATTCCTCTCGGGAGAACGACCCAGCCGCCAATTCGATACGATCCTGCACACCGCCCCGATTGCGCGCGGCAATTCCGGCGGACCGTTGTTGGACGGGTGTGGCCGGGTCTTGGGCGTCAATTCATTCGGTGCGGATTCGGATGGGTCGGATGCAGAATTCTACTTTGCGGTGTCGCTGCGCGAGTTGCTGCCCTTCCTCCGTGACAATTCGGTTGAGCCGTCGGTGAACGCGTTGCCCTGCACTTCAATCGAAGAATTAAACGCTGCCGAACGCGCGCGTTTCGACGCGCAAAGAGCGGAAGCGCGCGAAAGGCTCGAAGCCAGAGAGCTGGAGCGCCGTGAAGCCCGCGACGCCGCACGCAACAGAGCGCAGTTTGAGGTTTTTGAAGCCCGTGAAAACGCCATTGCATTGGCCATGGTGCTGCTTTTGGTGGCGATTGGTTCTAGCTATGCTGCAGCGCAACTGCGCAAAAACATTGCCGACACGAAAAGCCAGACACGCGCCATTATCGCGGCGGGAATTGCGGGCGCTGCGATAATTGGCACGGTGTTCGTGTGGGTCACGCGGCCCGGGTTCGAGGACGTTGATGATCGGGTCGCTGTCATTCTAGGCGAAGCGCCACAGGGCGATGGCGACGGAGTGGATGGTGATCCAACTGGCGGATCAAGCGAAGGGACATTGATTTGCACTCTCGTCCCCGAACGCAGCCGCATCACCGGCGCACGCACCGACGATGTCGAATTCGCATGGGCCGCCGACGGTTGCGTTAATGAGCGCACGCAATACGGCATGGTCGGGGGCGACTGGACCCGTGTTTTGGTTTCTGAAGACGAGGCGGCGGTGTCGATCAACACATATGACCCTGAAAGCCGCACTTTCCGCACGGATCGATACCTACTGGGTCGGGCCGAAATGGAACAAGCGCGCGCGGCGCGGGGCGAATACGATCCTCCAGCTTGCGGGGTGACCGATGCACAAATGACATTGGGCGAACAACAAAGCGCGCTTATCGCTTTGTTGCCCGATCGTCCGAACGAACGGCTGGTCTATTCGTGCAACAGCAAGCGCGCAGGCGGCGTAAGCGGCGCATTGGGGGCGGCGTTTGATGAGGAATTTGGAGACGGCGGTTAGGCCGTGTTCTGATTGATCAAAGCCGCGTGAGGCCAATCCGGTTTGGCCAAGTCAGAGGCTTTAAGACCGAGATTCAGTTCAGAAGAACATCTTATGAGCGTCTATCGTTCTGGTATTCGCGAAGTGATTGAGTTGGGCAGCGACGCCGCAATCCAGAGGTTGGCTCGACCCGCCCCCGGAATGCTGCGTTTGCCTTATACGATGGCTGTTAAGCAGCCAACGCCTCACCCGATAGAGTGATCCGGTGCATTTCGCGGCGATGGCCCGCATAATCGTTCATGGCGTTGTGCCAGCTGGTCCGGTTATCCCAGATCGCAACAGTGCCCGGCTTCCATTGAAGACGGCATTGGTTGTCCTCGGTCAGCGCAGCGTTACACAATTCCGTGAGCAAAGGCAGGCTTTCGTCGCGTGTTTGACCAACAAAATTGATCGTGAAGGCTGTGTTTACATAGAGCAGCTTGCGACCCGTTTGCGGGTGACGGATCACCACAGGATGCACCGCACCGGTTTTTAGATCTTGCCCGCGCAAATGTTCGCCCATGTCGGTTTGAGCATAAAGGCCGCCTTCTTTGTAAACATGGTCGGCCGTATGAAACGCCTCCAAATTCTCAATCTTGGCCTTGAGATCGTCGGACAGCGCATCATAAGCGGCGCCCATATGCGCCCACATTGTATCGCCGCCGGTTGGTGGCAATTCGCGCGCAACCAACACCGAACCCATCGCAGGGATTTGGTCATAGGAATGATCAGTGTGCCATGCGCCACCAATATTGGTGTTTTGAGTGGGCTCTTTCTTGACGACCGAAATTTCGTCGTAATCGCCTTGCTGCGGGAAGTAATTGTTGATGTCCATCCCGCCCCAACGCTTGCCAAAGGCAATATGGTTTTCAGGGGTGAATTCCTGATCGCGGAAAACCGCGACGCCATGTTCATAGATTGCGCGGCGGATGTCATCCATCTGCGCGTCGGTGCAATCCGCCAAAGAAACGCCGGAAATTTCGACGCCGCATTTTGGGGCCATTGGTGTGAGTTGCATGTGTCTTCTCCCATTACACACTTACCTATTGGTAAGTGACATGGTATCTTTCTGTTGATTTTGCAAGTGTCGCGTCAACACCCCCGCCCACTCCCCTCAAAGACTATTGCACGACAAATCACATGAACCGCGCGCACTCCGCTTGCGTAATCGGGAATCAATTGCTAGGCGCGCGCCAGCTTTTGGATCGGTGCCCCTCACGCATCATACGCCGATAAGCTGCATCGTCATTCTTCACTCTGACATCAGAGGATTTCAACGCGTGGAAATTTCCGCCGGTATTCAGTCCAGCCTGGCAGGGCGTTACGCTTCGGCCCTTTTCGAATTGGCCAGCGAGGGCGGCAGTGTGTCCGCTGTCGAATCAGATCTTGAAACGTTGGGCGCCGCGCTCAACGAGTCGGATGATTTGCGCGCCGCGACCACCAACCCTCAGCTTTCGCGAGAGGAACAAGGTCAGGCTGTCGACGCCATCGCCAAGCATTTAAAGGTGAGCAACCTCACCACCAATTTCCTCGGCGTTCTTGCTGGCAATCGCCGGTTGTCCAAATTGCCCGATATGATTGGTGCTTTCAAATCGATCGCAGCGGCGCAACGCGGCGAAGTTACCGCCACCGTCACCAGCGCGCATCCGCTGAGCGACGATCAGGTCGCCACTCTCAAGAACAAATTGACCGCCCGTGAAGGCCGCACCGTCATGCTAACCGCTGACGTGGATCCTGATCTTTTGGGTGGACTTGTCGTTACCATTGGATCGCAGCGCATTGATGCCTCGATCCGCACCCGCCTCAACTCACTATCACAGGCCATGAAGGCCTAAGCCAAACAAGCCACAAAGGCTTAAAGGACACTATCCATGGAAATCCGCGCAGCAGAAATCTCCAAGGTCATCAAAGACCAGATCGCCAATTTTGGCACCGAAGCACAAGTCAGCGAAGTTGGCTCGGTTCTTTCGGTCGGTGACGGTATCGCCCGTATCCACGGCCTTGACGAAGTGCAGGCCGGTGAAATGGTCGAATTCGCAAATGGCGTTCAAGGCATGGCTTTGAACCTCGAAGCTGACAATGTCGGCGTCGTGATCTTCGGCTCGGACGCTGAGATTAAAGAAGGCGACACGGTCAAGCGCACCGAAACCATTGTGGACGTTCCTGTTGGCATGGGCCTTTTGGGCCGCGTTGTTGACGCATTGGGCAACCCGATCGACGGTAAGGGCCCGATCGAAAATGTTGAGCGCAGCCGCGTTGAAGTGAAGGCGCCGGGCATCATCCCGCGCGAATCGGTTAGCGAGCCAGTGCAATCCGGCCTCAAAGCCATCGACGCTCTTGTTCCCGTTGGCCGCGGTCAACGCGAATTGATCATTGGTGACCGTCAAACGGGTAAGACCGCTGTCGCCATCGACACCTTCATCAACCAGCGCGAAGCGCACAAAGGCGACGACGACAAGCAGAAACTGTTCTGTGTTTATGTTGCCGTTGGTCAAAAGCGTTCGACCGTTGCTCAAATCGTTAAGCAGCTCGAAGAGAATGGCGCGATGGAATATTCCATCGTTGTGGCCGCGACCGCGTCTGAGCCTGCTCCGCTGCAATACCTCGCACCGTACACCGGTTGTGCAATGGGCGAATATTTCCGCGACCGCGGCATGCACGCCGTGATCGTGTATGACGATCTTTCGAAGCAAGCCAACGCTTACCGTCAAATGTCGCTGTTGCTGCGTCGTCCTCCGGGCCGCGAAGCGTATCCTGGTGACGTTTTCTATCTCCACTCACGTTTGCTTGAGCGTGCGGCGAAGATGAATGAAAGCGAAGGCGGCGGTTCGTTGACCGCTCTTCCCATCATTGAAACGCAGGCTGGCGACGTTTCGGCCTACATTCCAACTAACGTGATTTCGATCACCGATGGTCAGATCTTCCTTGAAACCGACCTCTTCTATCAGGGCGTTCGTCCCGCGATTAACGTGGGCCTTTCGGTTAGCCGCGTTGGCGGTGCCGCTCAGACGAAAGCGATGAAGAAAGTTTCGGGCTCGATGAAGCTCGACCTTGCGCAATATCGCGAGATGGCGGCCTTTGCTCAGTTCGGTTCGGATCTCGACGCCGCAACGCAGAAACTGTTGAACCGCGGTGCGCGTTTGACTGAACTGCTTAAGCAAGCTCAGTTCTCGCCAATGCCGTTCGAAGAGCAAACTGTTTCGATCTTCGCCGGCACCAACGGCTATATTGATACCGTCGATGTGGCGCGTGTGGGTGAATATGAAGAGCAAATGCTCGCCTTCTTCCGCAGCGAACACGCCGACATCCTTGGTGACATCCGTTCGTCGAAGAAATTCGAAGGCGATGTGAAAGACCGCACCGTCGCAGCTCTCGAAGCATTCGCAAAACAGTTCGCCTAAAAGCAGTTTGCATAAAGGAAAGTAAGGCCCATGCCTTCACTTAAGGAACTCAAAGGTCGGATCAACTCGGTCAAATCGACCCAGAAGATCACCAAGGCCAAACAGATGGTTGCCGCGGCGAAGCTTCGTCGTGCGCAAGCAGCTGCCGAAGCCGGTCGCCCTTATGCCGTTCGTCTGGGCGCCGTCATGGCGTCGCTCGCGGGCAAAGTGTCGGGTGACAGCGCACCAAAGCTGCTTGCCGGTACTGGATCGGATCAACGCCACCTTTTGGTCGTGGTCAACACGGATAAAGGGCTTTGCGGTGGTTTGAATTCAAACCTTGTCAAAGCGGCCAAGTTGAAAGCACAGGAATTGCTCGCCGCGGGCAAATCGGTGGAATTCTACCTTGTCGGCAAAAAAGGTCGTGCACCTCTTAAGCGTGAATTTGAAAGCATGATCGGCGGCGGTTTCGACACAACTGTCGTAAAAACCCCCGGTTTTGAAGAAGCAGACGCAATCTCAGCAGAGCTCATCGCCATGTTCGATGAAGGCAAGTTTGATATTGCGCATCTGATCTTCCCGACATTCAAATCCGCGCTTGCTCAAGATCCAACCGTAAACCAGTTGATCCCGGTCCCCGCTCCTGCGGCAACCGAAGACAGCGGCGCGGTGGTTGAATACGAGCCCGGCGAGGAAGAAATCCTCGAGGAACTGCTTCCACGCTATGTGAAAACGCAAATCTTCGGCGCTCTGTTGGAGCGTGAGGCATCTGAACACGGCGCGTCGATGACCGCCATGGACAACGCGACCCGGAACGCCGGTGAGCTAATCAAAGACCTCAACATCGAATACAACCGCCGCCGTCAGGCAGCGATCACCACCGAACTCATCGAAATTATTGCTGGCGCAGAAGCGCTGTAATTAAAGGCTAAGGAAACCAACATGGCCACCGCAGTACTCAACCAAACAACCAATGGCACCATCAGCCAGGTCATCGGCGCTGTTGTCGATGTGCAGTTCCCCGGCGAATTGCCCGCAATTCTCTCCGCTCTGGAGACGAAGAACGACGGCAAAACGCTCGTTCTCGAAGTTGCACAGCACCTTGGCGAAAACACCGTCCGCACAATCGCGATGGACGCGACCGAAGGTCTCGTTCGCGGTTCGGAAGTGGTTGCAACCGGCGCACAGATTTCTGTGCCTGTTGGCCCGAAAACACTTGGCCGCATTATGAACGTTGTTGGTGAGCCAATTGACGAACTCGGCCCTGTTGGCGCGGACAAAACCATGCCAATCCACGCAGAAGCGCCTGCCTTCGTCGACCAGTCGACCGAAGCGGCCATTCTGGTTACCGGCATTAAAGTGATCGACCTTCTCGCACCATACGCAAAGGGCGGTAAGATCGGCCTGTTCGGCGGCGCCGGCGTTGGTAAAACGGTTCTTATTCAGGAATTGATCAACAACATCGCAAAAGGCCACGGCGGCGTGTCCGTCTTCGCCGGTGTTGGTGAGCGCACCCGTGAAGGCAACGATCTCTACCACGAATTCCTCGATGCAGAGGTGATCAAGAAAGACGAAAACGGCGTTGCTACGCCAGACGGTTCGAAAGTGGCCCTCGTCTTTGGTCAAATGAACGAGCCTCCTGGTGCGCGTGCACGTGTGGCTCTCTCGGGCCTCACCATGGCGGAATATTTCCGCGATGAAGAAGGTCAGGACGTTCTGTTCTTCGTCGACAACATCTTCCGCTTTACGCAAGCCGGTTCGGAAGTGTCCGCTTTGCTTGGCCGTATTCCTTCGGCCGTGGGTTATCAGCCAACCTTGTCGACCGACATGGGCAACCTGCAAGAGCGCATCACCTCGACAACAAAAGGTTCGATCACTTCGGTTCAGGCGATCTACGTTCCTGCAGATGACCTTACCGACCCTGCACCGGCGACATCGTTTGCTCACCTGGACGCGACGACTACATTGAACCGCGCGATTTCGGAGCTGGGCATTTACCCGGCTGTTGATCCGCTCGATTCAACATCGCGCGTTCTTGAACCACGTGTTGTTGGCCAAGAGCACTACGAAACCGCTCGTAAGGTCCAAGAGACTTTGCAGAAGTACAAGTCGCTTCAGGATATCATCGCCATTCTCGGCATGGATGAGCTTTCGGAAGAAGATAAGCTTACCGTGGCTCGCGCGCGTAAGATCCAAAAGTTCCTTTCGCAGCCATTCCACGTGGCCGAAGTCTTCACCGGCATCAACGGCATCTTCGTTCAACTCGAAGACACCGTGAAATCGTTTAAAGCGGTTGTCGACGGCGAATACGATCACCTTCCCGAGCAAGCTTTCTACATGGTTGGCGGCATCGAAGACGTGGTCAAAAAGGCCGCTGACATGGCTGAAGACGCCTAAGCGCGCATTAGGAAAAGCAAATGCCACTTCACTTTGAACTCGTAACCCCAGCCAAACAGGTCCGCAGCGAAGACGTCCACATGGTCGTTGTGCCCGGATCCGAAGGCGAATTCGGTGTATTGGAAGGCCACGCGCCATTCATGAGTACCATTCGTGACGGCGCGGTTCAGGTCTATAAGACCGAAGGCGCAGCGCCAGAGATGATCGAAGTGCGCGGCGGCTTTGCCGAAGTGGGCGAAAACGGCCTGACGGTTCTTGCAGAACACGTCGAAGCGTAAATTTCGAATCTTCGTAACATTCAAAAGGGCGGCCCCATGGGTCGCCCTTTTTGTTTGAAGGTCAACTTCACCCCACCCGTTCACGCACCCATGTGGCAATGTGTAACATATGGTCGGGCGACGCGTTCAACGCGACTTCTTGCATAATCGACGCCACACTTCGCGCCGCCAATGCATCGCGAAAAACGGTTTCCGCATCGGCAAAGGCGGCCGCAATCTCGCATGGCCGTTTGCAATCCTTACGCCGCAATCCACACGGGCCATTTTGCCGGATTTCGGTGCAGCGAAAGGCGGGCATTGGCCCTTCAATCGCCGTCACGATATCGAGCAAAGTGATGGCATCGACCGGCCGTGCCAATCGATATCCACCGCCTTTACCCCGAACCGATTGCACAATTCCGGCGCGGCGCAGCAATTGCATTTGTTTCGACAGATAGGCCGACGGCACTTCGAAAAACTCCGCCAACGCCTCTGCGCTCAACCCTTCCCCTTCGC comes from the Erythrobacter sp. Alg231-14 genome and includes:
- the atpA gene encoding F0F1 ATP synthase subunit alpha, with the protein product MEIRAAEISKVIKDQIANFGTEAQVSEVGSVLSVGDGIARIHGLDEVQAGEMVEFANGVQGMALNLEADNVGVVIFGSDAEIKEGDTVKRTETIVDVPVGMGLLGRVVDALGNPIDGKGPIENVERSRVEVKAPGIIPRESVSEPVQSGLKAIDALVPVGRGQRELIIGDRQTGKTAVAIDTFINQREAHKGDDDKQKLFCVYVAVGQKRSTVAQIVKQLEENGAMEYSIVVAATASEPAPLQYLAPYTGCAMGEYFRDRGMHAVIVYDDLSKQANAYRQMSLLLRRPPGREAYPGDVFYLHSRLLERAAKMNESEGGGSLTALPIIETQAGDVSAYIPTNVISITDGQIFLETDLFYQGVRPAINVGLSVSRVGGAAQTKAMKKVSGSMKLDLAQYREMAAFAQFGSDLDAATQKLLNRGARLTELLKQAQFSPMPFEEQTVSIFAGTNGYIDTVDVARVGEYEEQMLAFFRSEHADILGDIRSSKKFEGDVKDRTVAALEAFAKQFA
- a CDS encoding ATP synthase F1 subunit epsilon codes for the protein MPLHFELVTPAKQVRSEDVHMVVVPGSEGEFGVLEGHAPFMSTIRDGAVQVYKTEGAAPEMIEVRGGFAEVGENGLTVLAEHVEA
- a CDS encoding Rrf2 family transcriptional regulator, giving the protein MQLGKGVEWTAHICTMLALLGEGEGLSAEALAEFFEVPSAYLSKQMQLLRRAGIVQSVRGKGGGYRLARPVDAITLLDIVTAIEGPMPAFRCTEIRQNGPCGLRRKDCKRPCEIAAAFADAETVFRDALAARSVASIMQEVALNASPDHMLHIATWVRERVG
- the atpD gene encoding F0F1 ATP synthase subunit beta, with protein sequence MATAVLNQTTNGTISQVIGAVVDVQFPGELPAILSALETKNDGKTLVLEVAQHLGENTVRTIAMDATEGLVRGSEVVATGAQISVPVGPKTLGRIMNVVGEPIDELGPVGADKTMPIHAEAPAFVDQSTEAAILVTGIKVIDLLAPYAKGGKIGLFGGAGVGKTVLIQELINNIAKGHGGVSVFAGVGERTREGNDLYHEFLDAEVIKKDENGVATPDGSKVALVFGQMNEPPGARARVALSGLTMAEYFRDEEGQDVLFFVDNIFRFTQAGSEVSALLGRIPSAVGYQPTLSTDMGNLQERITSTTKGSITSVQAIYVPADDLTDPAPATSFAHLDATTTLNRAISELGIYPAVDPLDSTSRVLEPRVVGQEHYETARKVQETLQKYKSLQDIIAILGMDELSEEDKLTVARARKIQKFLSQPFHVAEVFTGINGIFVQLEDTVKSFKAVVDGEYDHLPEQAFYMVGGIEDVVKKAADMAEDA
- a CDS encoding F0F1 ATP synthase subunit gamma, which produces MPSLKELKGRINSVKSTQKITKAKQMVAAAKLRRAQAAAEAGRPYAVRLGAVMASLAGKVSGDSAPKLLAGTGSDQRHLLVVVNTDKGLCGGLNSNLVKAAKLKAQELLAAGKSVEFYLVGKKGRAPLKREFESMIGGGFDTTVVKTPGFEEADAISAELIAMFDEGKFDIAHLIFPTFKSALAQDPTVNQLIPVPAPAATEDSGAVVEYEPGEEEILEELLPRYVKTQIFGALLEREASEHGASMTAMDNATRNAGELIKDLNIEYNRRRQAAITTELIEIIAGAEAL